From Nitratidesulfovibrio vulgaris str. Hildenborough, a single genomic window includes:
- a CDS encoding NAD-glutamate dehydrogenase domain-containing protein, with protein sequence MTDASRSGTATALHEDAVSGSAAAEALDLVRRGLDDMAGQVVPWFFGNMPEYYLRTHSVTEKVHHLQAIISGRAVTGSQTVRLMAPDGRKATYLVPGGGTKELLTILEAHVAQEIETARLYTTQDGQLHLVEFLFGEQPRAEVAGDLFAEAVSAMRGEGVSGDRIDLFERMLRGANAEYLEKFDPQRALRHLHMLESVGRSEDTAILLEQCTPGSETRLVMAMRHPPATGLLLQTAKILARTGVTVNRCYGDSFNLDDGDSVAILSFYVNVGGDILHEDSELWQRLRRKLQLVKWFAPNPFESYADREGWSLKRVMLLAAAAEFAHAFLVQENQWAYSTNNVTRILQERRGEVARLVAWFEARFDPTLGGREAKARELDEAALAAVGDVADESERTVLLMVHRFFAFTLRTNYFLEDVYGLSFRLDPQFLPAPCRIEGEELPYGIFFFHGPYCMGFHIRYRDMSRGGVRVVPTRSAEQFELESNRLYDEVKGLAYAQQVKNKDIPEGGSKAVILLGPLGDIRLAVASMGNSLLDVILCGESSPTLPGVVDHLGKEEIIYLGPDENITPEHITWIVERARQRGYRWPSAFMSSKPGAGINHKQYGVTSLGVMVFAEEVLRHLGIDPAAQPFTVKITGGPKGDVAGNLMRIMFRDYGDNARVVAVTDGHGAAYDPEGLDRAELMRLVDGQRSIDSFDAALLRGEGAFVVSARDPETVRLRNALHNTARADIFIPSGGRPNTINMRNWHEFFDGDGVPTARAIVEGANLFVSPDARKRLAERGVLVVHGSSANKTGVICSSYEVLGGLVMTDGEFIAAKERYVADVFDILRRRARDEARLLLAELRRCDRCKPLHVISVEASQEMNHAADALYGAFMQRQLDIAEDSLWRGLVLDYCPAVLVEKFRDRIFDMVPRRHLYALIAAYAASAIVYAEGMGWLAGVGTQRDIVDVVRNWHEARALMLRLATAVESTDMEQSAQVAHLLRHGGVRRFTEERLGLA encoded by the coding sequence ATGACTGACGCATCCCGTTCCGGCACGGCGACCGCACTCCATGAGGACGCCGTGTCAGGTTCAGCCGCCGCAGAGGCCCTCGACCTCGTCCGGCGCGGTCTGGACGACATGGCAGGTCAGGTCGTGCCGTGGTTTTTCGGCAACATGCCCGAGTACTACCTGCGCACCCATTCGGTGACCGAGAAGGTGCACCATCTTCAGGCCATCATCTCGGGCCGGGCCGTCACCGGCAGTCAGACGGTGCGCCTCATGGCGCCGGACGGACGCAAGGCCACGTATCTGGTGCCGGGCGGGGGCACGAAAGAACTTCTGACCATACTCGAGGCGCATGTCGCCCAGGAGATAGAGACCGCCCGCCTCTATACGACGCAGGACGGGCAACTGCACCTTGTCGAGTTTCTCTTCGGTGAACAGCCCCGTGCGGAGGTCGCCGGCGACCTGTTCGCCGAGGCGGTGTCCGCCATGCGCGGCGAGGGCGTGAGTGGAGACCGGATAGACCTTTTCGAGCGAATGCTGCGTGGTGCCAACGCCGAATATCTAGAGAAGTTCGACCCTCAGCGGGCCCTGCGTCACCTGCATATGCTCGAATCGGTGGGCCGCAGCGAGGACACGGCCATCCTGCTCGAACAATGCACACCCGGTAGCGAGACGCGCCTTGTCATGGCCATGCGCCATCCCCCGGCGACCGGACTGCTGCTGCAGACGGCGAAGATACTGGCGCGCACGGGCGTGACGGTGAACCGCTGCTACGGTGACAGCTTCAACCTCGACGATGGCGACTCGGTCGCCATTCTCAGCTTCTACGTCAACGTGGGCGGGGACATCCTGCATGAGGATTCGGAATTGTGGCAACGGTTGCGCCGCAAGCTGCAGTTGGTGAAGTGGTTCGCCCCGAATCCGTTCGAGTCGTACGCCGACCGTGAAGGCTGGTCGCTGAAGCGCGTGATGCTGCTTGCCGCCGCTGCCGAGTTCGCCCACGCCTTTCTCGTGCAGGAGAACCAGTGGGCCTACAGCACCAACAACGTCACCCGCATCCTGCAGGAGAGGCGCGGCGAGGTGGCGCGGCTTGTGGCATGGTTCGAAGCCCGGTTCGACCCCACGCTGGGCGGCAGGGAGGCGAAGGCGCGTGAACTTGACGAGGCCGCACTGGCGGCGGTGGGCGATGTGGCGGACGAGAGCGAACGGACGGTGCTGCTCATGGTCCATCGCTTCTTCGCCTTCACCCTGCGCACCAACTACTTCCTCGAAGACGTCTACGGCCTCTCGTTCCGTCTCGACCCGCAGTTCCTTCCTGCCCCGTGCCGCATCGAAGGCGAAGAACTGCCCTATGGCATCTTCTTCTTCCACGGCCCCTACTGCATGGGGTTCCACATCCGCTACCGCGACATGTCGCGCGGCGGGGTTCGCGTCGTCCCCACCCGGTCTGCGGAGCAGTTCGAACTGGAGTCGAACCGCCTCTACGACGAGGTCAAGGGACTGGCCTACGCACAGCAGGTCAAGAACAAGGACATCCCCGAAGGCGGGTCCAAGGCGGTCATCCTTCTCGGGCCGCTCGGTGACATAAGGCTCGCCGTGGCGAGCATGGGCAACTCCCTGCTGGACGTCATCCTCTGCGGCGAGAGTTCGCCGACGCTCCCCGGCGTGGTCGACCATCTGGGCAAGGAGGAGATCATCTACCTCGGCCCGGACGAGAACATCACGCCGGAGCACATCACGTGGATCGTGGAACGCGCCCGGCAGCGCGGCTACCGCTGGCCTTCGGCGTTCATGAGTTCGAAGCCGGGGGCGGGCATCAACCACAAGCAGTATGGCGTGACGAGCCTCGGGGTGATGGTCTTCGCGGAAGAGGTGCTGCGGCATCTTGGCATCGACCCTGCCGCGCAGCCGTTCACGGTGAAGATCACTGGCGGCCCCAAGGGTGACGTGGCGGGCAATCTCATGCGCATCATGTTCCGCGATTACGGGGACAACGCCCGTGTCGTCGCCGTCACCGACGGGCATGGCGCCGCCTACGACCCCGAAGGGCTCGACCGTGCCGAACTCATGCGTCTGGTGGACGGGCAGCGCAGCATCGACTCCTTCGACGCGGCACTCCTGCGCGGGGAGGGCGCCTTCGTCGTCTCCGCCCGCGACCCGGAGACGGTGCGCCTGCGCAATGCACTGCACAATACGGCGCGCGCGGACATCTTCATTCCCTCGGGAGGCCGGCCCAACACCATCAACATGCGCAACTGGCACGAGTTCTTCGATGGTGACGGCGTGCCCACGGCCCGCGCCATCGTGGAGGGGGCCAACCTCTTCGTGTCGCCCGATGCGCGCAAGCGTCTGGCGGAACGCGGCGTGCTTGTCGTGCACGGTTCGTCGGCGAACAAGACGGGGGTCATCTGCTCGTCGTACGAGGTGCTGGGCGGTCTGGTCATGACGGATGGCGAGTTCATTGCCGCCAAGGAACGCTATGTGGCAGACGTGTTCGACATCCTGCGTCGCCGCGCCCGCGACGAGGCCCGCCTGCTGCTGGCCGAGTTGCGTCGCTGCGACAGGTGCAAGCCGCTGCATGTCATCTCCGTGGAGGCTTCGCAGGAGATGAACCACGCGGCCGACGCCCTTTACGGGGCCTTCATGCAACGACAGCTCGACATCGCGGAAGATTCCCTGTGGCGCGGACTGGTGCTCGACTATTGCCCCGCCGTGCTCGTCGAGAAGTTCCGCGACCGCATCTTCGACATGGTGCCCCGGCGGCACCTGTATGCGCTCATCGCCGCCTATGCGGCTTCGGCCATCGTCTACGCCGAGGGTATGGGATGGCTTGCAGGAGTAGGGACGCAACGCGATATCGTCGATGTGGTGCGCAACTGGCACGAGGCGAGGGCGCTCATGCTGCGCCTTGCCACCGCCGTCGAGTCCACGGACATGGAGCAGTCCGCGCAGGTGGCGCACCTGTTGCGGCATGGCGGCGTTCGGCGATTCACGGAAGAGCGCCTCGGGCTTGCCTAG
- a CDS encoding transporter substrate-binding domain-containing protein codes for MKLFRLLAAMMMAALLAAPAMAADIELAKKSTLNEIMARGELRVGFDAGYLPFEMTDKNGNYVGFDIDIAKEMARAMGVKFVPVNTDFDGMIPALLSDKFDIIISGMTVTQERNLKINFADPYIVVGQTVLLSKKLEGKVKSWKDLNSPEYTVVSRLGTTGEEAAKRMLPKAKFKSFDKEADGALEVVNGRADAWVYDMPFNVVFMAEQGKDKVVHLDKPFTYEPLGFGIKKGDPDFLNFLNNFMRQIKNDGRYDRIYDKWMRSTEWRSQTN; via the coding sequence ATGAAGCTTTTCAGACTGTTGGCAGCCATGATGATGGCAGCCCTGCTCGCCGCCCCTGCCATGGCGGCGGACATCGAACTGGCCAAGAAGTCCACGCTCAACGAGATCATGGCGCGCGGCGAATTGCGCGTCGGCTTTGACGCTGGCTACCTGCCCTTCGAGATGACCGACAAGAACGGCAACTACGTCGGTTTCGACATCGACATCGCCAAGGAAATGGCCCGTGCCATGGGCGTCAAGTTCGTGCCCGTCAACACCGACTTCGACGGCATGATTCCTGCCCTGCTGAGCGACAAGTTCGACATCATCATCAGCGGCATGACCGTGACGCAGGAGCGCAACCTCAAGATCAATTTCGCCGACCCCTACATCGTCGTCGGCCAGACCGTGCTCCTCTCCAAGAAGCTTGAAGGCAAGGTCAAGTCGTGGAAGGACCTGAACAGCCCCGAGTACACCGTCGTGTCGCGTCTTGGCACCACCGGTGAAGAGGCTGCCAAGCGCATGCTGCCCAAGGCCAAGTTCAAGTCGTTCGACAAGGAGGCCGATGGCGCTCTTGAAGTCGTCAACGGTCGCGCCGACGCCTGGGTCTATGACATGCCCTTCAACGTGGTGTTCATGGCCGAACAGGGCAAGGACAAGGTCGTGCATCTCGACAAGCCCTTCACCTACGAGCCTCTCGGCTTCGGCATCAAGAAGGGCGACCCCGACTTCCTGAACTTCCTCAACAACTTCATGCGCCAGATCAAGAACGACGGTCGCTACGACCGCATCTACGACAAGTGGATGCGTTCGACCGAATGGCGCAGCCAGACCAACTAG
- a CDS encoding amino acid ABC transporter permease (The N-terminal region of this protein, as described by TIGR01726, is a three transmembrane segment that identifies a subfamily of ABC transporter permease subunits, which specificities that include histidine, arginine, glutamine, glutamate, L-cystine (sic), the opines (in Agrobacterium) octopine and nopaline, etc.): MTQYRGLDKPRGQGYFLFWKAVFVGIMLCTVAFFWYASSSVEYIWRWNRVPQYFWVAEKTDVRAEVSGDVVSVETTAEGATRITVKGDDGSETYTVPPAGKVLISGGDYIYSGDPVGRYEVSKPGILLEGLWITLEVSMLAIIIGIVLGVVTGLARISVNPALRWLAITYIEIIRGSPLLVQVFLWYFVVGTLLNALFEKVGLSAIPPLWYGVMALAIFTGAYVAEIVRAGIQSVHRGQMEAARSLGMSYAQSMRKVILPQAFRRIMPPLAGQFISLVKDSSLLGVIAVRELTKATREVVTTSLQPFELWIVCALLYLVLTFTLSLCVQYLERRAVR; encoded by the coding sequence ATGACGCAGTACAGGGGTTTGGACAAACCGCGGGGGCAGGGCTACTTCCTGTTCTGGAAAGCAGTGTTCGTGGGCATCATGCTCTGCACGGTGGCCTTCTTCTGGTACGCTTCCAGTTCCGTCGAGTATATCTGGCGCTGGAACAGGGTGCCTCAATATTTCTGGGTGGCCGAGAAGACCGATGTCCGCGCCGAGGTCAGCGGCGATGTGGTCTCCGTCGAGACCACGGCCGAGGGTGCCACACGCATCACGGTCAAGGGCGACGACGGTTCGGAGACCTACACCGTTCCTCCGGCAGGGAAGGTGCTCATCTCCGGTGGTGACTACATCTACAGCGGCGACCCGGTGGGCCGCTACGAGGTCAGCAAGCCGGGCATCCTGCTCGAGGGTCTGTGGATAACCCTTGAGGTGAGCATGCTCGCCATCATCATCGGTATCGTCCTCGGTGTGGTCACGGGGCTTGCCCGCATCTCGGTCAACCCGGCCCTGCGCTGGCTGGCCATCACCTACATCGAGATCATCCGTGGTTCGCCGCTGCTGGTACAGGTGTTCCTGTGGTACTTCGTGGTGGGCACGCTGCTCAACGCCCTGTTCGAAAAGGTGGGCCTCTCCGCCATTCCGCCGCTGTGGTACGGCGTCATGGCCCTTGCCATCTTCACCGGCGCCTATGTGGCCGAGATCGTGCGTGCAGGCATCCAGTCGGTGCACCGCGGGCAGATGGAGGCCGCGCGGTCGCTGGGCATGAGCTACGCCCAGTCCATGCGCAAGGTCATCCTGCCGCAGGCGTTCCGGCGCATCATGCCGCCTCTTGCCGGGCAGTTCATCAGCCTTGTGAAGGACTCGTCGCTGCTTGGCGTCATCGCCGTGCGCGAACTCACCAAGGCCACGCGCGAGGTCGTCACCACCTCGCTGCAACCGTTCGAACTGTGGATCGTCTGCGCACTGCTCTATCTTGTGCTGACGTTCACCCTGTCGCTTTGCGTGCAATACCTTGAGAGAAGGGCCGTCCGATGA
- a CDS encoding amino acid ABC transporter ATP-binding protein, which yields MISARNVNKYFYVPEELHALRDVSLDVAPGEVVVIIGPSGSGKSTFLRCLNRLEYADSGEILIEGRDILDPKCEINEVRAEVGMVFQSFNLFPHLSVLENVALAQMTVRKRSRAESEKKGMELLTKVGIADKHAVYPDQLSGGQQQRVAIARSLAMDPKIMLFDEPTSALDPEMVGEVLDVMRNLAREGMTMVVVTHEMGFAREVADRVVFMDHGAILEIATPKDLFTTGATHDRTKLFLSQIL from the coding sequence ATCATTTCCGCTCGCAACGTCAACAAGTACTTCTACGTTCCCGAAGAGTTGCACGCCCTGCGCGACGTCTCGCTCGACGTGGCACCGGGCGAGGTCGTGGTCATCATCGGGCCTTCCGGGTCGGGCAAGAGCACCTTCCTGCGCTGCCTGAACAGGCTCGAGTACGCCGATTCGGGAGAGATTCTCATCGAGGGGCGCGACATTCTCGACCCCAAGTGCGAAATCAACGAGGTGCGCGCCGAGGTCGGCATGGTCTTCCAGTCCTTCAACCTCTTCCCGCATCTCTCGGTGCTGGAGAACGTGGCACTGGCGCAGATGACCGTGCGCAAGCGTTCGCGTGCTGAGTCCGAGAAGAAGGGCATGGAACTGCTCACCAAAGTGGGCATCGCCGACAAGCATGCCGTCTATCCCGACCAGCTTTCGGGCGGGCAGCAGCAGCGCGTGGCCATAGCACGTTCTCTCGCCATGGACCCCAAGATCATGCTCTTCGACGAACCCACCTCGGCGCTGGACCCCGAGATGGTCGGCGAAGTGCTCGACGTCATGCGCAACCTCGCGCGTGAGGGCATGACCATGGTCGTGGTCACGCACGAGATGGGCTTTGCCCGTGAAGTGGCCGACCGTGTGGTCTTCATGGACCATGGGGCCATTCTCGAAATAGCGACGCCCAAGGACCTGTTCACTACCGGCGCCACGCACGATCGTACGAAACTGTTCCTGAGCCAGATACTCTAG
- a CDS encoding LysE family translocator, whose protein sequence is MDSDILALAGLAALLTVTPGPDTMLVLRNVLRGGTRGGVSTALGSAAGLLVHLSASALGVSAVLLHSAEAFATVRLAGACYLLWLGARSLYAALKGPSTPDAAREAHAGGEGLPCCADRGSASGNGEAPSDALSGEYGTGTAPLVQAWREGFLTNVLNPKVAVFYLAVLPQVAVSAGATVDTTTALGRSLLFGLFHIIIGVCWFSFLSCSLQRVRTTLLRPMVRRWLDGGVGALMVFFGVRLATEKGV, encoded by the coding sequence GTGGATAGCGATATTCTTGCCCTTGCGGGACTGGCGGCCCTTTTGACCGTGACCCCCGGCCCCGATACCATGCTCGTGCTGCGCAACGTGTTGCGTGGTGGCACGCGGGGCGGTGTGTCCACCGCCCTGGGGAGTGCAGCGGGGTTGCTCGTGCATCTTTCGGCTTCGGCCCTTGGCGTGTCGGCCGTCCTTCTGCACTCGGCAGAGGCGTTTGCCACGGTGCGCCTCGCCGGGGCCTGCTACCTCCTGTGGCTTGGCGCTCGTTCCCTCTATGCCGCACTGAAGGGCCCCTCCACGCCGGACGCGGCCCGAGAGGCGCATGCTGGTGGCGAGGGCCTGCCGTGCTGTGCAGACAGGGGAAGCGCAAGCGGGAATGGTGAAGCGCCTTCCGACGCCTTGTCCGGTGAATACGGGACAGGTACCGCCCCGCTGGTGCAGGCATGGCGTGAGGGCTTTCTCACCAACGTGCTCAACCCGAAGGTCGCCGTCTTCTATCTTGCGGTGTTGCCGCAGGTCGCCGTCTCGGCAGGTGCCACCGTGGATACGACGACCGCCCTTGGCCGCTCGCTGCTTTTCGGCCTCTTCCACATCATCATCGGCGTGTGCTGGTTTTCGTTCCTCTCGTGTTCACTGCAGCGTGTGCGGACGACCTTGCTTCGTCCCATGGTGCGGCGCTGGCTTGATGGCGGGGTGGGGGCGCTGATGGTCTTCTTCGGTGTGCGACTGGCGACGGAAAAGGGTGTCTGA
- a CDS encoding MogA/MoaB family molybdenum cofactor biosynthesis protein → MQAHYFDMSVQPVRNGQVLPLAHSALAGVASHAVPRGMVPAVGTVLRSSEGVDLFRIVGHAMLPACDAPHAVPCALASALTDLSAGPVRCRVTSEGYALAWVTLSDKGAQGQREDASGPCIAAMVRESIPLRYEQGFMLPDDGAQLRALLTELALVQRYDIIITTGGTGLGPRDVTPEATSAVIEKRLQGFEQAMLAASLAKTPHAVISRALAGTLGGAIIINLPGSRKAVAENLEAVLPALPHALAKLQGDPSDCAQA, encoded by the coding sequence ATGCAGGCCCATTATTTCGATATGTCGGTACAGCCGGTGCGGAACGGTCAGGTGTTGCCCCTGGCCCATAGTGCTCTTGCCGGTGTTGCTTCGCATGCCGTGCCGCGTGGGATGGTCCCGGCTGTGGGCACCGTGCTGCGATCCAGCGAGGGCGTCGACCTCTTTCGCATCGTCGGGCATGCCATGCTCCCGGCCTGTGATGCCCCTCATGCCGTACCGTGCGCCCTCGCCTCCGCGCTGACCGACCTTTCCGCCGGACCGGTGCGTTGCCGGGTGACGTCGGAGGGGTATGCCCTCGCATGGGTCACGCTTTCCGACAAGGGGGCGCAGGGCCAGCGCGAAGATGCCAGCGGCCCGTGTATAGCCGCCATGGTGCGCGAGTCCATACCGTTGCGATACGAACAGGGGTTCATGCTGCCCGATGACGGAGCCCAGTTGCGTGCGTTGCTTACCGAACTTGCCCTGGTGCAACGCTATGACATCATCATCACCACTGGCGGCACGGGTCTCGGCCCGCGCGATGTCACGCCGGAAGCCACATCTGCCGTGATCGAGAAGCGCCTTCAGGGCTTCGAACAGGCGATGCTGGCCGCAAGCCTTGCCAAGACGCCTCATGCTGTCATCTCGCGCGCCCTTGCCGGAACGCTCGGCGGGGCCATCATCATCAACCTGCCCGGCAGCCGCAAGGCTGTCGCGGAGAACCTCGAAGCCGTACTGCCTGCGCTCCCCCATGCGCTGGCGAAGTTGCAGGGAGACCCCTCCGACTGCGCTCAGGCATGA
- a CDS encoding HD domain-containing phosphohydrolase — MTLQVRLIDLVVAFSRALDHVSRAVSDHHIHVGYFAARLGERLGLDARDRCELLLSALLHDVGAISLKTGLDGLLFEQNADAHARAGWALIGTCPRLAAAGEVVLHHHAAWEDVADDLDRAKRLGAIVHLADRLDVQLRRSEPLAPQLTRAFTKLEPGRGRLFSPEHLDALRDMLDDPQVREGVEDPSVGLHSGPGARLEEEILDTEGVISFSNLFSLVIDSRSPFTATHSSGVAETARLLAMRAGLGHDVAQKVFVAGLLHDIGKLGVPLSILEKPGPLDAAEMCEMQLHAGRSKTILDAVPGFDEVSRWGALHHERLDGSGYPFGLRGDELEVPSRIIAVADVFTAIAEDRPYRRGMPLETACGVLRGQVRDGLLDGDLAGLLLNDIDEADCARRKAQARARSSFDEAYDICTRNSEDA; from the coding sequence ATGACGTTACAGGTCAGACTGATCGATCTTGTGGTCGCTTTTTCGCGTGCGCTCGACCATGTGAGCCGCGCCGTGTCCGATCACCATATCCATGTGGGCTATTTCGCGGCCCGCCTCGGTGAACGGCTGGGACTCGACGCCCGCGACAGGTGCGAGTTGCTGCTTTCCGCGCTGTTGCATGACGTGGGGGCCATATCGCTCAAGACCGGACTGGACGGGCTGCTGTTCGAACAGAACGCCGACGCCCATGCCCGTGCAGGCTGGGCACTTATCGGCACCTGCCCGCGTCTTGCCGCCGCCGGAGAGGTGGTGCTGCACCACCACGCTGCGTGGGAGGATGTGGCCGACGACCTCGACCGCGCCAAGCGTCTGGGGGCCATCGTGCACCTTGCCGACAGGCTTGACGTGCAACTGAGGCGCTCAGAACCTCTGGCACCGCAGTTGACACGGGCGTTCACGAAGCTGGAACCGGGCAGGGGTCGGCTGTTCTCTCCGGAACATCTCGATGCCCTGCGGGACATGCTCGACGACCCGCAGGTGCGTGAAGGGGTCGAAGACCCCTCCGTCGGACTGCATAGCGGCCCAGGAGCACGGCTGGAGGAGGAGATTCTCGATACCGAAGGTGTCATCTCGTTCTCGAACCTGTTCTCGCTGGTCATCGACTCGCGCAGTCCCTTCACGGCCACGCATTCCAGCGGTGTGGCCGAGACGGCGCGCTTGCTGGCGATGCGGGCAGGGCTTGGGCATGACGTGGCGCAGAAGGTTTTTGTGGCGGGCTTGCTGCACGACATCGGCAAACTGGGCGTGCCGCTATCCATCCTCGAGAAACCGGGGCCACTGGATGCCGCGGAGATGTGTGAGATGCAGCTTCATGCCGGACGCAGCAAGACCATTCTCGATGCCGTACCGGGATTTGATGAGGTGAGCCGCTGGGGGGCGTTGCATCATGAACGGCTGGACGGCAGCGGCTACCCCTTCGGTCTGCGTGGTGACGAACTAGAGGTGCCTTCGCGCATCATCGCCGTTGCCGACGTGTTCACAGCCATCGCCGAGGACAGGCCCTACCGCAGGGGAATGCCTCTCGAGACGGCCTGCGGCGTCCTGCGCGGGCAGGTGCGAGACGGCCTGCTCGATGGCGACCTCGCAGGGCTGTTGCTCAATGACATCGACGAGGCGGACTGTGCGCGCCGCAAGGCACAGGCGCGTGCCCGCAGCAGTTTCGACGAGGCCTACGACATCTGCACCCGTAACAGTGAGGACGCTTGA
- a CDS encoding 4-hydroxybenzoate octaprenyltransferase, translated as MTPFGSFAAICRMIKIEHSIFALPFAFAGAFIASGGIPAWKPFVLLTIAMVAVRSFAMAFNRVVDLPFDRRNPRTQNRPLVTGEITRLQTWAFIVVMAVVFVLACAGLNRLCLMLSPLALGISALYSVMKRFTWLCHFVLGAVLGLAPLAGWLSVDPVFTLPAVLLFWGVLFWVAGFDILYSCQDTAFDIEVGLHSVPARFGIPTALVISTFCHVNTVVFFLLAGWAAGLSWAWYPVWAIVSLVLVLEHRLIRADDLSRVNMAFFTLNGVVSIVVFAGIVAGIFIGR; from the coding sequence ATGACCCCGTTCGGCAGCTTTGCGGCCATATGCCGCATGATAAAGATCGAGCACTCCATCTTCGCCCTACCGTTCGCGTTTGCCGGGGCCTTCATCGCCAGCGGAGGCATACCGGCGTGGAAGCCCTTCGTGCTGCTCACCATCGCCATGGTCGCAGTCAGGTCGTTCGCCATGGCGTTCAACAGGGTCGTCGACCTGCCATTCGACCGCCGCAATCCCCGTACGCAGAACAGGCCGCTTGTCACGGGTGAGATAACGCGGCTGCAGACATGGGCCTTCATTGTCGTCATGGCGGTGGTCTTCGTGCTTGCCTGTGCCGGTCTGAACAGACTCTGTCTCATGCTGTCGCCGCTGGCACTCGGCATCTCGGCCCTCTACAGCGTCATGAAGCGCTTCACGTGGCTGTGTCACTTCGTGCTTGGGGCGGTTCTGGGACTTGCACCGCTGGCGGGGTGGTTGAGCGTCGACCCCGTGTTCACGCTGCCTGCGGTGCTGCTGTTCTGGGGCGTGCTCTTCTGGGTGGCGGGTTTCGACATCCTCTATTCCTGTCAGGATACAGCCTTCGACATCGAGGTGGGGCTGCATTCCGTACCTGCCCGTTTCGGCATACCCACCGCACTGGTCATCTCCACGTTCTGCCATGTGAATACGGTCGTCTTCTTCCTGCTTGCGGGCTGGGCGGCAGGTCTCTCATGGGCGTGGTATCCGGTCTGGGCCATCGTCTCGCTGGTGCTGGTGCTTGAACACAGACTGATCAGGGCCGACGACCTGTCGCGTGTGAACATGGCGTTCTTCACGCTCAACGGGGTCGTCTCCATCGTGGTGTTCGCTGGCATCGTAGCCGGGATCTTTATCGGACGTTGA
- the yjgA gene encoding ribosome biogenesis factor YjgA, producing the protein MARARRRDSGADVPEEEVSRSQRKRESTAMQKLGERLTRIGEARLRTLDLPPDLMAAVLEWHGLPTHEARRRQLQFIGRLMREADVDAVSEAVDALDAPHRVSTEAFHELEVLRDRLMEEGPVVVDEILALWPHADRQQLRQMVRNAQAERAAGKPPRNFRALFRLLRDISEAAPAAGGVMPDGGR; encoded by the coding sequence ATGGCGCGCGCTAGGCGCCGTGATTCCGGGGCTGATGTCCCCGAAGAGGAAGTAAGCCGTTCGCAGCGCAAGCGCGAGAGTACGGCTATGCAGAAGCTTGGTGAACGTCTCACTCGCATCGGCGAGGCCCGACTTCGTACGCTCGACCTGCCCCCCGACCTGATGGCGGCAGTCCTTGAATGGCACGGCCTGCCCACCCATGAGGCGCGGCGGCGGCAGTTGCAGTTCATCGGCAGGCTCATGCGCGAGGCCGATGTGGATGCCGTATCCGAGGCTGTAGACGCCCTTGATGCACCACACCGCGTTTCGACAGAAGCGTTCCATGAACTGGAAGTGTTGCGCGACAGGCTGATGGAGGAGGGTCCCGTCGTCGTCGACGAGATTCTCGCCCTCTGGCCCCATGCCGACAGGCAGCAGTTGCGCCAGATGGTTCGCAACGCACAGGCCGAACGTGCGGCCGGAAAACCCCCGCGTAACTTCAGGGCCTTGTTCAGGCTGCTTCGGGACATATCCGAGGCGGCACCCGCCGCTGGTGGCGTGATGCCCGATGGTGGACGGTAA